In the genome of Danaus plexippus chromosome 18 unlocalized genomic scaffold, MEX_DaPlex mxdp_20, whole genome shotgun sequence, the window tTACCACAAAGTTAATGGTTTATGAGGTGTGATAGATTGCAGTGCTTTATTTACACATGGTGttcataaaatagaatttcgCGTTGCCCATTCAAGAAACAGTCTCTCAAGCAATGATAAAATACTCATTTCAATTCACCATattcataacttttaaaaggtttttctgTAGGTAAAAAGGAAGCTTGCAAATGTGTTTTAATTCTgctagaaataatatatttaccaaaTCGCACCCTAGCAATTGGAAGTGAAGCATCATCAATATATTTAGGATAAAGATTGCACTCTTATTAAGATGGATAGTAGAAAAagcaacaaataataaatttataaaatgtattttcatattttgctTATTGGATATGTTGAcataatttacaaagaaaacaaacaaataattataattttcacaaatatCAACTTTTCTTCttgtatttttgattttctagTTCACCAACATTAAACAACATCAACTTAATGTGTGCCTTAGTTTCAGCAGCCTTATTACACAGTTCTTCTGATTTTAATTCATAGGCTTTAATTCTAGCATCCAAGTATTTTAAGGCTTCTTCAACTGACAATTCTAAGTAATGGTTTAGTCCGATATTCATAAGTAATCTTGAAGTGTCCGTCACCGTGGcttccataaaaaaattgcatccGATATTGACTTGAGATTTAAATCCGTTTGGGTGCACATTTTTGTCCAATAGCACTcttaatgtatgtttttgCTGTATCAAATCAGAAACTTCAGCGTTCACATGTTGTAACTTCAGGTGCAATATTCGCAAATCTTCTTTCAACACATCGTTGATAAAACGATCATATTTGGCAACAGTTTCATCTATATTTGTCTGAGCCATATTCGAATTATAACTAAACTGCTAGGAACATGGACCGCAGCACTATAGACACTAGAGGAAATTGtaactaatatcaatatatcgAATTctcatagaaattttaataaccgaACACATATCGATGTTTGACAATtagaataatagaatattatgcATTTACTGACTTTCAGTAATGGTCTTGAACATCTCACTGACACTGACATTCAAATTGCAATTGACAAACAAGAAATTTTGAAttcattaaatgtataatttatactataataatttcaatgtcataatacatgtttaaattatatcacaatacacgataaataatatatctatgaTAAACTAAAATAGGTTACCTAGTTGTTGGAGATGAAATCAACTCTATCTATTGacgtaaatttaaactaaataaaatgccAAAACAAACGCACAGTAAACGAAGATGGCGTTAATCATAGAGTTAAAGTTAAGCACCGTGCCTATTTTttagtgtaaaatattattgtcccACCCACGGAGTAGATTGTTTCAAGATTGTACGACGTAGAAGCTAGGACCATTTTACTTATGGTACAAAGTTGTAAGTGGGGGCTGCTCGAAGTCAGTTTAGGGGAGAATCTGATTTTCTATTCGAAAAGGAATatgtgaaatatatgaaattccATCCTATATGTGATCAGTGATGCACCATTTGTAGGCGTTATTTAAAAGACGGGATTTAAAGTTTGAATATCTGTATACGCCTGATAAAATTATACggaattacaaaatttattctgtGTTCGACGACATAGCaagaaacaaaacaagaaTTTCTTATCAGTctctatattttcataaatcgTTGAGCCAATAAGGCATCTGCGACATTTTCTTGCCATTcccattaaatttatgttagtataggtattcatttatttttaattacttgacTATTCTGACACAAGCTTTTGTAATTTGATCGAGGACAATCTTAACAAACTTTATCGTCtctagaatataattatactcttcatatttataaactaaacataAACAGTGTCCATATATCAAGCTGGACTattgtagaaataatttaaagaggACCgtgaaacattatttactatCAACAGATAACTAAatcaactttatataattttactgtattgtctatagttataataattagatgTAGTTATGGTTTATttcttcttataaaatttataatattctatatgtaaggaaagtatgtatgtaatgcataaaatataagagtttaacttgtttgtttttatttctgtcaTTATTGTTTCATCGACTACATCTATATACTAGAACAACATAAGTTCTATAGTCTATGGGTCATTAATGGAAACGTCCAGTAGGTTGCGAGACCTCCTTGGTTTCAtctctttttatattgtttttctttctgTATAATGGtgtccaataaaaaatataataattgtaatatacttATCTAATTATGTAAGAGTGTATTAGCCTACATTTTGAAAGCACCACAATGCTCTTTGTTTTTATGAGAATTCGTTTTCAAAAACTTGTTCATTTAGTATATtggagttttatttgttatggtCTAAAAATCCATAAGTATTAACGAATATAGAACATTTTTCATTGatacattgattttataataaaatacttttattacattctgttgccaaatataaaagttagtaGTGTTTTAAACTAGTTGCTCTGCCCGGGCATGTTTTCCTAACCGGGTAACCGCACTTTGTACCCACGAGTTTTAGTTCGCCTTTAATTTTTGTAGTTCTCAGACAATGCGGTCCTTTAAAGCACTTCCGTAtctcgttatattttaatagcaatgttttgcaaaaatacaaaaaaaaaaatattttccggTTAACAAGGCTTGTTcctaattgatatatttattttacaaacagaACCAACCCTATTTAATTGGATTAAATaactgtatttaataaatagttacgATACAAAGAATTCACACGATATGTAAGTGAAacagagaaatatatatttttttattatcctttAAAAACtggattaaaaaaatgcttttctttattgagttttttatAAGCAGTTTTAGATTTCAGAAAGCAAAAGAAAAtgctacatatatatttagccagtttataagcAAAACACTATAGCAAATCGCTTactctgatattttttatttttattttataacttaactcTAAAATGTTTACATCATCAGAACGTTTACGAtcctgaattaattttaaacataaaccccgtgtcatattgttttatacacctaaataaatatattagcaattaaaataattttatattcacataatatttaatttcgatTGTCAATTATGGGAACTTAAAgcgacataaaatattttaatgtacctacttattttaaattggcgGAAAATACTCGGTAATCGATAAATTTATGGAGGAATGGGTATTGGAAACAGCTGGTCAAATATCTTCTTAGtgtaatcattatataaaatttacagaagCCTTTAAACTGTTGACTGTCACAGAGCTGAATTTATCCAAATGATGAACGAAGTAGCTCCCTCTTcgtttaattactattaataaacaaataagtttcaaatttggttcaGTTAGGGACAGGAGATTGGATGGTGGAGGTAAGCGTTTGACGCGctttagataggggccccttaaacctacacctgggtcgcaagttccAGGCACTATTGAAGCTCCTGTCTCTCCAACGCGATGGCCCCGgcatccatggaatgctgagaagttacGTCTTGTCTCTTAACAATATGATGTTATACAACCAATTGTATAACATCTTCATATTTTGCAAGAATGTTTGATTTCTATACGACTCATAGGTTTTGTATTAAACAGGTATTACAAAActcaatagttatatatatatataataggggGACTTCATcttgtttatttgttgttgaagatattttaacttaaataacttattttgtttaacaaataagtataataatattccatacttaaaattaatatccctTTCTTTTTGGATTAAGCAttactttaaaagtattaaaattatttaaatataacgaacGGTATGTCGATCAGGTTGAAAGTTAATGATCAAAGGATAAAAAACGTTGGCGACACCATATCCATATTTTGTTCTGGCAACACATATCGGTGGAACTGGCTTCTTTGTTTATTGACACGATAAGTTTTTTATGGATGTCAAAAATAAACCATTATTTCAATCATTAAAGTAATGATGTCAAGGTAGGTGAggtattataatatgtgaGATGTTTCGATACAAACTCTGAATATTAAGAttacttataacaaaataatttttccattttcatttattattcgagaactttattttaatatttaatattaaaaaaatattttgtatttatatatttattgtatttaaacaactttaaaaagtttttccaATTTTAGATTTcgtttagttataattatgcCAAATtgcatttgttttaatattttctatattgacACGTTAGGCTgcgttcaaaattaatatgctgtttaagattttttacatGTGTATAATATGGAAAGAGACaagttatgttatattaatattatgtaggGAAGGGTCAACGTAAGCCGGTGCTAATAAGGCGtaggttatttaatataaagtccTATTAGAACGTTCCTAAGATTTAACAGTGTTGCCAATTAAGAGAAGTTGTCTCATGTCATCAGTGGTTGCACACAAAGATCAATTCGTTTGGCAATGTTTTAAAGATCAAAGAAATTTATGGACAATTGTAAGGGTTCGTAGTAATTGATATCATAAAAAACTaagactatttatttatacaacatgAAAACCCCGGTTTCGCTCTGTCATGTACATTTGggatttaaaatgaacattagtgatattttgttatagtaATCATGACCAGTAGGGCCGCGATTTGTCTGTCAGAACcctaagaataaaaaaaatactcgaaattttgaattattattattattttaatgattcatTAAATCTACAATATCCTGAGTcgacataattaatattcattgtagttgatagtaataaaaaaatatattatctaaagttttttgtgaatttttttttgtaataacgtatgtatatgtaaatataaacatctCACATTTCTTTCTCTaccacagataaaatattgtagctatatttatttatttatatctaagactgacacttaataatttataggattattgataaatattatgaaagtttacgatattttaaaaagtatccGTTaactcttttaatatttaggttaataaataaaacgtgcgaagatttatgaataaaaaactctTAATACTTCGTAATACTTCGTATGTGGCATGACGGTGGAATCTTAtagtaagaatataaattattattataaaaataataatcagagTAAAACAgaatggatttttttaatgactttCTTGagctaacaatttttttagatatttatattcaatatttgtaaaataaatgaacaaatgTAACTCGTAAAATTGCTGCACGTTGCAATATTCACAAATTGCGTTTGTGTAGTGTCTGTGAATAAGCGTGTCATAACGTCACTGTATCCacactgttaaaaatatatccgtCTCTCTCACACGCTAACAACTTGCTCACTACGAGGGAGATAGTTATTGTTTTGGTTTGGCTACTTCTTACAAATACAGATGGTCTTTCATTCAAGCGTAGCGACAGTCGCGTCGTAAACGATGCGTGTTATTGTTTGTCGCAACTTATtagttggaataaaaaaattaattaataaaataattcatcatTTAcgaactttaatttattaaagagcTTTATGCGTatggtttaataatttgttttatataagaaatatatattttctaataatttgaaaaagcGGGAAATTCAGGCTCTAGGCTCTCTAGACAAGAAGTAGCCTTTAAAATCTTAGAGtgtaaattactattaaactagacttataagtattattgtatattttgtaactctTCAACTTACTgtctaatgaaaatttatggtAATTggtataaactataaaaatattgtctccGATCACttatattcacaaaataatttcttatttaaaaaaaaaactatacatcCCTAATATgtcactaaattatttattgctaaaGATTTGCAGTATAATTTGGAGTTTCGTTAtgctgaatattttatgtatatatgtattttattaatttacaataaattaaaattatttcattatacagtgatttattaattatttatcaaaagtaataatataataaaagtttatattttcaacattcCTAATATGTGTTATGTAACGTAAACAACAACAtgcacacacaccacacacacacatactcaCACACACGCAttttacacacatacacacgcaCCACTCTCACGAATTCGCCGTGTGATTACGATGCAAGAACATCGCAAGCGATTTTATGGCAGTGCAACAACGCTCAGAGCATTTATTACTGTTccatcttatatttaatattgatgccATTAAAGATTAATCTATGATAGCTCCAAGTTGATTGTCGCTTGCAACAGATCAATTGATTTCTATGtaattgtattgtttaattcaCTAGTATCGTTTTCTATAgcatacaattatattgaaatgttataaCGGTATACTGAAAAGGAATCACAAATGGCAATAGTCAGTAAGTGTGGCACagataaattacataataaaataaaatttgttaagtgtttataattttaacaccctGTAGCAGGAGTATATCTCGAGGTTCGTAACTAGTTTTGCATCTAAGAACTGATATATCATTAGTCTCATTAGATCGTTAGTTCACGATTCTGTTGTACCGCAGGATATTccatttagttataaaaagatataggAAATGCATTCAGCATTGTGCACAGCAATAAATGCAGTGGCGGGGTGGCGCGCGGGGCGGGACAGTGCAGCGGTGGCGAGGCGATCTGACAATCAGTCGCTTCGTGAGTAGTGAGCGCTCACCGCGCGTCGTGTCCCGTGAGCGTCGCGACGAACGCGCGCGAAAAAACCAAAACGGCCGGCAACGAGACTACAGACATGGTCTCCGTGGGCGCGTGGAGGCGTCGCACTCCCGACGACTGTGAAGACAGGTCGGAACCCGGCGCCTCCAGCTCTGGAGTCCCGCGGGCGCCGCCGAACTGCGCCCGCTG includes:
- the LOC116772986 gene encoding protein UXT homolog — protein: MAQTNIDETVAKYDRFINDVLKEDLRILHLKLQHVNAEVSDLIQQKHTLRVLLDKNVHPNGFKSQVNIGCNFFMEATVTDTSRLLMNIGLNHYLELSVEEALKYLDARIKAYELKSEELCNKAAETKAHIKLMLFNVGELENQKYKKKS